Proteins co-encoded in one Bos taurus isolate L1 Dominette 01449 registration number 42190680 breed Hereford chromosome X, ARS-UCD2.0, whole genome shotgun sequence genomic window:
- the PDZD11 gene encoding PDZ domain-containing protein 11 isoform X2 has product MDSRIPYDDYPVVFLPAYENPPAWIPPHERVYHPDYNNELTQFLPRIVTLKKPPGAQLGFNIRGGKASQLGIFISKVIPDSDAHRAGLQEGDQVLAVNDVDFQDIEHSKAVEILKTAREISMRVRFFPYNYHRQKERTVH; this is encoded by the exons ATGGACAGCCGGATTCCTTACGATGACTACCCGGTGGTTTTCCTGCCTGCCTATGAGAATCCCCCAGCATGGATTCCTCCTCATGAG AGGGTATACCATCCAGACTACAACAATGAGTTGACCCAGTTTCTGCCCCGCATTGTTACACTGAAGAAGCCCCCTGGAGCTCAG TTGGGGTTTAACATCCGAGGAGGAAAGGCCTCCCAGCTGGGCATCTTTATCTCCAAG GTGATTCCTGACTCTGATGCACATCGAGCAGGACTTCAGGAAGGGGACCAAGTCCTAGCTGTGAATGATGTGGATTTCCAAGATATTGAGCACAGCAAG GCTGTTGAGATCCTGAAGACAGCTCGAGAAATCAGCATGCGGGTCCGCTTCTTTCCCTACA ATTATCATCGCCAGAAAGAGAGGACTGTGCACTAG
- the PDZD11 gene encoding PDZ domain-containing protein 11 isoform X1 has protein sequence MDSRIPYDDYPVVFLPAYENPPAWIPPHERVYHPDYNNELTQFLPRIVTLKKPPGAQLGFNIRGGKASQLGIFISKVIPDSDAHRAGLQEGDQVLAVNDVDFQDIEHSKLPRSFQAVEILKTAREISMRVRFFPYNYHRQKERTVH, from the exons ATGGACAGCCGGATTCCTTACGATGACTACCCGGTGGTTTTCCTGCCTGCCTATGAGAATCCCCCAGCATGGATTCCTCCTCATGAG AGGGTATACCATCCAGACTACAACAATGAGTTGACCCAGTTTCTGCCCCGCATTGTTACACTGAAGAAGCCCCCTGGAGCTCAG TTGGGGTTTAACATCCGAGGAGGAAAGGCCTCCCAGCTGGGCATCTTTATCTCCAAG GTGATTCCTGACTCTGATGCACATCGAGCAGGACTTCAGGAAGGGGACCAAGTCCTAGCTGTGAATGATGTGGATTTCCAAGATATTGAGCACAGCAAG CTGCCACGTTCCTTCCAGGCTGTTGAGATCCTGAAGACAGCTCGAGAAATCAGCATGCGGGTCCGCTTCTTTCCCTACA ATTATCATCGCCAGAAAGAGAGGACTGTGCACTAG